The genomic DNA CGCTTTGCCACCGGGATTACCTCGGGGCGGTCACGGCGCTCGGGATCGCGCGGGAGCGCATCGGCGACATTCTGACCGACGAAAACGGCGCGGTCCTGTATTGCACCGAAGCCATTGCAAATCTGCTGAAAAATGAGCTGAAAACGGTCGGCAGATGCGGCGTCAGGGTTGATTTTACGGGGGAAAAGTGTTATAATTTCACCCATAATCGGGAAACGCGCGAATTGATCGTGGCGTCGGCCCGCCTCGACGCGATTTTGGCGGCTTTGCTGCATATTTCGCGGGAATCGGCAGTCGATTTGATCGCCGGGGGAAAGGTCAGAGTCAACGGCGCCGAACAGACCGACAAGAGCGCCGTTTTGCGCGAAGACACGGTTTTTTCGGTTTCAGGCAAGGGAAAATTCAGATTCATCGGTTCAACCGTCGGCGGCAGAAAGAACAAGCTGCATGCCGAGATCGAGATTTATCAATAATTGAAGGGGGCGCCGGCCATGTTGGATGCAAGACAGATCAGAGATGCGGAATTCATCAAAAACAGCGTCAAGAGAAAGGCAAAAGTTGAAGCTCAGCAGTTTAT from Oscillospiraceae bacterium includes the following:
- a CDS encoding YlmH/Sll1252 family protein produces the protein LCHRDYLGAVTALGIARERIGDILTDENGAVLYCTEAIANLLKNELKTVGRCGVRVDFTGEKCYNFTHNRETRELIVASARLDAILAALLHISRESAVDLIAGGKVRVNGAEQTDKSAVLREDTVFSVSGKGKFRFIGSTVGGRKNKLHAEIEIYQ